In the Grimontia kaedaensis genome, one interval contains:
- a CDS encoding metal-dependent hydrolase, with protein sequence MDSISQAALGAAVAGLVAGKRCSPKVLLAGAALGTVPDLDVVLDYGDPISNMIKHRGFSHSLFVLFPFAAVLAVFWKRLFAKEWPLWQLWALFTAVLVTHPILDSFTTYGTQLFWPLDMPPVAISSVFIIDPLYTVPLLIPVLAAFIWRSRAAKLCGVGLAISSLYLAWSLVAIGVVKDRVGENVAGTHLEGQPVFIGPTPLNTLLWRVVVLDDDKYWEGLTSLLDEDPTIDWMPMVRGDWAFPSKPELLADFENFTRGFVRYEQDGDALTATDLRLGMAMYHPFSFVVAEQGENQVWQLVPPVQLDPGPVLPRQIPALWMRLLGWQSIDAMLCNEHDCFRNDLSSN encoded by the coding sequence ATGGATTCTATTTCTCAGGCAGCCCTTGGCGCTGCAGTTGCCGGCTTAGTCGCCGGTAAGCGTTGCTCCCCAAAAGTGCTTCTTGCTGGTGCCGCGCTAGGCACAGTACCCGATCTGGACGTGGTACTGGATTATGGCGACCCAATTTCCAACATGATTAAACATCGCGGATTTAGTCATTCCCTTTTTGTGTTGTTCCCGTTTGCAGCGGTACTGGCGGTTTTCTGGAAACGATTATTCGCCAAAGAATGGCCACTATGGCAACTCTGGGCATTGTTCACCGCAGTGTTGGTGACACATCCCATTCTGGATTCTTTCACGACGTATGGCACCCAACTGTTTTGGCCATTGGATATGCCGCCAGTGGCAATCTCCAGCGTCTTTATCATCGACCCGCTTTACACCGTTCCGCTGCTCATTCCAGTTTTGGCAGCGTTTATTTGGCGTAGCCGTGCCGCCAAACTGTGTGGCGTCGGGTTGGCGATTTCTAGTCTGTATCTCGCCTGGTCGCTCGTTGCGATTGGCGTGGTAAAAGACCGAGTAGGAGAAAACGTCGCAGGTACGCACCTTGAAGGACAACCGGTATTTATTGGACCGACACCTTTAAACACCTTGCTTTGGCGCGTGGTGGTGTTGGATGACGATAAATACTGGGAGGGGCTGACATCTTTGCTGGATGAAGATCCAACCATTGATTGGATGCCAATGGTACGAGGCGATTGGGCATTCCCTAGTAAGCCGGAACTACTCGCTGACTTTGAAAACTTCACCCGTGGCTTTGTGCGCTACGAGCAAGATGGTGACGCATTAACGGCGACGGATTTGCGCCTTGGTATGGCCATGTATCACCCGTTTAGCTTTGTGGTGGCTGAGCAGGGGGAAAATCAGGTTTGGCAACTTGTGCCACCAGTACAATTAGACCCAGGCCCGGTGCTGCCAAGACAAATTCCAGCATTGTGGATGCGTCTCCTCGGCTGGCAAAGCATTGATGCCATGCTATGTAATGAGCATGATTGCTTCCGTAACGACTTGTCATCCAACTAA
- the dcd gene encoding dCTP deaminase, with protein MRLSDKHIREYLDDGKIIIEPRPADEAISGVTADVTLGNKFRVFSEHGAPFIDLSGPREEVSAQLDKVMSDEIEIAEGDAFFLHPGQLALAVTHEVVTLPDDIVGWLDGRSSLARLGLMVHVTAHRIDPGWQGKIVLEFYNSGRLPLALRPGMPIGALSFETMSSPAECPYHKRQNAKYKNQQGAVASKIDED; from the coding sequence ATGAGATTGAGTGACAAACACATCAGGGAGTACCTGGATGATGGCAAGATCATCATTGAACCGAGGCCAGCAGATGAAGCCATCTCAGGTGTCACAGCAGATGTGACCTTGGGGAACAAGTTTCGTGTCTTTAGTGAACATGGCGCTCCGTTTATTGATTTATCCGGCCCACGCGAAGAAGTGTCTGCACAGCTCGATAAAGTGATGAGCGATGAAATAGAGATTGCTGAAGGTGACGCATTCTTTCTCCATCCTGGACAATTGGCTCTGGCTGTAACTCATGAAGTGGTGACCTTGCCCGATGATATTGTGGGCTGGTTAGATGGGCGTTCTTCACTGGCCAGACTTGGTTTGATGGTCCACGTCACGGCTCATCGTATTGACCCTGGTTGGCAAGGCAAGATTGTTCTGGAGTTTTATAACAGCGGCAGATTGCCGCTCGCGCTTCGTCCTGGCATGCCAATCGGTGCTTTGAGCTTCGAAACGATGAGCAGCCCTGCGGAGTGTCCATATCACAAGCGGCAAAACGCCAAATATAAAAATCAACAGGGAGCGGTTGCCTCAAAGATTGATGAGGATTAG
- a CDS encoding AsmA family protein codes for MKKLLYILLGLVLLVVVAIGAIVAFINPNDFKPLITDEVKKATGRELVIDGDISWRFWPSLGLSVEQLAFKNPEGFAEPDMLKLSKAELSVAVMPLLSDTLDIGLVSLHGAHVFIQTLPNGVSNLDGLSGETGAESTTAGKADPALESSAPASEPATAWTISIGGLELLDASATVRDDKAHTNSEISKLNLTIGKLETGVWVPIEFDVEGKQNALMFSAKGDAEAMIDKEIMKSQLRTLSLEASANDAATQLETFTLKADRLGLAIPMVFDFSAKGKAADMSFDAKGKTTVEVDEAITLITAKALELNTTVAGKSLPRPEMKISMGGDVTFDNKAQKLSLENLKAAVDELNLDGKASVALADIPAIRFDVHSPKINLDTFPGGNTAADKPAASSGSQGGAAEKPAEKKPLSDVEPDLSALKGLDIAGKITIDDFVASKVQVTEVIANFAVNRGKVNVKQFDAKLYGGTIKVEGKLDATTSPARYQVKKDIKNVNVLPLLQAAANQDMLAGKGSIDANVSGVGLSEKRLRTGITGTVAINFADGAINGINIPEMIREAKATLKGKRAEYVEETRKTDFSALTATFNLGKGIASTRNMKMEAPALRVRSEGQTNLVKEDLDFEVFVSVVGTSKGQGGKDIDELKDVTIPVKIGGTWTAPSYNLDVKSLLTSNKVLEEKARKEAERGLKKLLGDKAEDDKVKQAADKLLKGLFN; via the coding sequence ATGAAAAAGCTTCTCTACATACTACTTGGACTTGTGCTGCTGGTTGTGGTGGCCATTGGTGCCATCGTCGCATTCATCAACCCCAACGACTTCAAACCCCTGATCACTGATGAAGTGAAAAAAGCAACGGGGCGTGAGCTGGTTATTGATGGAGACATCAGCTGGCGATTTTGGCCAAGCCTGGGTCTGTCTGTTGAACAACTGGCGTTTAAGAACCCGGAAGGCTTTGCAGAGCCGGACATGCTCAAACTGAGTAAGGCTGAGCTGTCAGTGGCTGTCATGCCGCTACTTTCTGACACGCTGGATATCGGCCTTGTTAGTTTGCACGGTGCGCATGTGTTTATCCAAACCCTGCCAAACGGTGTCAGTAACCTTGATGGTCTTAGCGGTGAAACCGGGGCTGAAAGTACTACTGCCGGCAAAGCCGATCCTGCACTTGAATCTAGCGCACCAGCCAGCGAACCAGCAACGGCATGGACTATTTCAATTGGTGGTCTTGAGCTTCTGGATGCCAGCGCTACAGTGCGTGACGATAAAGCCCACACCAACAGTGAAATCAGCAAACTGAACCTGACCATTGGTAAACTGGAAACCGGTGTTTGGGTGCCGATTGAATTTGATGTGGAAGGCAAACAAAACGCGCTGATGTTTTCTGCCAAAGGTGATGCAGAAGCCATGATCGACAAAGAGATCATGAAGTCTCAACTGCGCACATTATCACTTGAAGCAAGCGCCAACGATGCAGCAACTCAACTGGAAACCTTCACGTTGAAAGCAGACCGTCTTGGCCTAGCTATTCCTATGGTGTTTGATTTTTCCGCCAAAGGTAAAGCCGCGGACATGTCGTTTGATGCTAAAGGCAAAACCACAGTCGAAGTCGACGAAGCCATCACCTTGATCACCGCAAAAGCGCTGGAACTGAATACGACAGTAGCAGGCAAGTCGTTGCCTCGCCCTGAGATGAAAATCAGTATGGGTGGCGATGTGACTTTTGATAACAAGGCACAGAAACTGTCACTGGAAAACCTGAAAGCGGCAGTAGACGAGCTGAACCTTGATGGTAAAGCGTCGGTTGCACTGGCTGATATTCCAGCTATTCGATTTGATGTCCACAGTCCTAAAATCAACCTTGATACGTTCCCAGGTGGTAATACAGCTGCAGATAAACCAGCAGCATCGAGTGGCTCGCAAGGCGGCGCTGCAGAAAAGCCTGCTGAGAAGAAACCGCTGAGTGATGTTGAACCTGATCTTTCTGCTCTGAAGGGATTGGATATCGCAGGTAAGATCACTATCGATGATTTCGTTGCCAGCAAGGTGCAAGTCACAGAAGTGATTGCAAACTTTGCGGTTAACCGTGGCAAGGTTAATGTCAAACAGTTCGATGCCAAGTTATACGGCGGGACAATCAAGGTGGAAGGCAAACTTGATGCGACCACTTCTCCTGCTCGTTATCAGGTGAAAAAAGACATCAAGAACGTCAACGTTCTTCCACTTCTGCAAGCTGCAGCAAATCAGGATATGTTGGCAGGTAAAGGCAGCATAGATGCAAATGTGAGTGGTGTTGGCCTGTCGGAAAAACGTCTGCGAACTGGCATAACGGGTACCGTGGCTATCAACTTTGCTGATGGTGCAATTAACGGCATCAACATTCCAGAGATGATCCGCGAAGCGAAAGCAACACTGAAAGGCAAGCGTGCTGAGTATGTTGAAGAAACCCGTAAAACGGACTTTAGTGCACTGACAGCAACCTTCAATCTTGGCAAAGGTATCGCATCTACCCGCAACATGAAGATGGAAGCACCAGCACTGCGTGTGCGTAGTGAAGGTCAAACCAACCTGGTGAAAGAAGACCTGGATTTCGAAGTGTTTGTCTCTGTAGTAGGCACCAGTAAAGGACAGGGCGGCAAAGACATTGATGAACTTAAAGATGTCACCATTCCAGTGAAAATCGGCGGCACTTGGACAGCACCAAGTTACAACCTAGATGTGAAATCCCTGCTAACCAGTAACAAAGTACTGGAAGAAAAAGCACGCAAAGAAGCAGAGCGTGGTTTGAAAAAGCTACTGGGTGACAAAGCTGAAGATGACAAAGTGAAACAGGCAGCAGACAAACTGCTCAAAGGTTTGTTCAACTAA
- a CDS encoding CBS domain-containing protein → MPGKVSDYMTRKLVTISPDMGVREAYFLMRDKDIRHLPVVENDELVGIISDRQLRRPNWADEAPDIGHPYLLSDDLNAGDVMVPDVITCHTYETLSKANQKVLDHNVGALPVLDKTETLVGILSAVDLLAALQDMLKREKSLKKARA, encoded by the coding sequence ATGCCGGGAAAAGTTTCCGATTACATGACACGTAAACTGGTGACCATCAGCCCCGACATGGGAGTGCGCGAAGCGTATTTCCTCATGAGGGACAAAGACATTCGCCACCTTCCTGTCGTAGAAAACGACGAATTGGTGGGGATCATCAGTGACCGACAACTTCGTCGCCCCAACTGGGCCGATGAAGCGCCTGACATCGGACACCCTTACCTGCTTTCAGATGACCTCAATGCGGGTGATGTCATGGTACCGGATGTGATCACCTGCCACACCTACGAAACCTTATCAAAAGCCAACCAAAAAGTGCTCGACCATAACGTCGGCGCTCTGCCTGTTCTTGATAAAACAGAGACCTTGGTAGGCATTTTATCCGCTGTTGATTTATTGGCAGCTTTGCAGGATATGCTCAAACGGGAAAAGTCATTGAAAAAAGCGAGAGCTTAA
- the apbC gene encoding iron-sulfur cluster carrier protein ApbC: MFFGRNKNSQTDLDTVKTFLNQFTHISLVEGWADRQGMVTQAKNGELKVSFPFAASSLIEALKDWIEAQKAAGEDVPTLVIEQKVAPLKAGEKPLIKGVKNIVVVSSAKGGVGKSTTSVNLALALRAQGAKVGILDADIYGPSLPIMLGTKGKQPTTLDGKTMEPVEAHGLFSNSIGYLVPDENAMVWRGPMASKAFAQLVNETHWPDVDYLVVDMPPGTGDIQLSLAQQFPVTAAVVVTTPQDLALADAIKGVAMFEKVAVPVLGVIENMSYHICSQCGHHEPIFGQGGAAKMATEHGLSLLAQVPLHINIREDIDAGAPTVASQPESEHSAVYLALAEKVASQLFWRGEPVAEKISITTLGE; the protein is encoded by the coding sequence ATGTTTTTCGGCCGCAATAAGAATTCACAAACTGACTTAGATACCGTGAAAACGTTCCTTAATCAATTTACCCACATTTCGCTCGTTGAAGGCTGGGCAGACAGACAAGGCATGGTGACTCAAGCAAAAAACGGAGAGTTAAAAGTCTCGTTTCCCTTTGCTGCATCTTCTTTGATTGAAGCATTAAAAGACTGGATTGAAGCTCAGAAAGCTGCGGGTGAGGATGTGCCAACGCTAGTCATCGAGCAGAAAGTTGCGCCACTCAAAGCGGGCGAAAAACCGCTTATTAAAGGGGTAAAGAATATTGTTGTTGTGAGTTCTGCAAAAGGCGGCGTAGGTAAATCAACAACATCAGTGAACCTTGCGCTAGCCCTTCGTGCTCAAGGAGCCAAAGTCGGTATTCTTGATGCAGACATCTATGGTCCCTCGCTGCCAATCATGCTGGGTACCAAGGGCAAACAGCCAACGACATTGGACGGCAAAACCATGGAGCCAGTTGAAGCTCATGGTCTTTTCAGTAATTCCATCGGTTATTTAGTGCCGGATGAGAATGCCATGGTTTGGCGAGGACCAATGGCATCAAAAGCCTTCGCGCAACTTGTGAATGAAACGCATTGGCCAGATGTGGATTATCTGGTAGTTGATATGCCACCGGGTACTGGTGATATTCAGTTGAGTCTTGCGCAGCAATTCCCCGTCACGGCAGCCGTCGTAGTCACCACGCCTCAGGATCTTGCTTTAGCGGATGCTATCAAAGGTGTAGCCATGTTTGAGAAGGTCGCGGTTCCGGTCCTCGGAGTGATAGAGAACATGAGCTACCATATCTGCAGTCAGTGTGGTCACCATGAGCCCATTTTCGGTCAGGGTGGGGCAGCCAAGATGGCGACGGAACACGGTTTGTCACTGCTCGCTCAAGTGCCGCTTCATATCAATATTCGTGAAGACATTGATGCCGGCGCGCCGACTGTTGCTAGTCAACCAGAAAGCGAACATTCGGCGGTGTATCTGGCACTGGCAGAAAAAGTCGCGAGTCAGTTATTCTGGCGCGGAGAGCCTGTGGCAGAAAAAATATCAATTACCACGCTTGGTGAGTAG
- the cobO gene encoding cob(I)yrinic acid a,c-diamide adenosyltransferase: MSDERYKARQQKVKEQVDERVAAAQIEKGLLLVITGNGKGKSTSGFGMITRATGHGQKCGVAQFIKGTWECGERNLLEKCGVEFHVMATGFTWDTQDKAADTQAAQEVWQECKRMLADPSYDVVLLDEMTYMVTYGYIELDEVVEALENRPSEQSVIITGRAAHRTLTEMADTVSEVRNVKHAFDSGIKVRKGIDW, encoded by the coding sequence ATGAGCGATGAGCGCTACAAAGCCCGACAACAAAAAGTCAAAGAACAGGTCGACGAGCGCGTTGCCGCTGCACAGATTGAAAAGGGTTTGCTGTTGGTGATTACCGGAAACGGCAAAGGGAAATCGACTTCAGGGTTCGGCATGATCACCCGCGCGACCGGTCACGGTCAGAAGTGCGGTGTGGCCCAATTCATAAAAGGCACTTGGGAATGTGGCGAGCGCAACCTGCTGGAAAAATGCGGTGTTGAATTCCACGTTATGGCAACCGGCTTTACCTGGGACACACAAGACAAAGCCGCTGACACCCAAGCCGCACAGGAAGTCTGGCAGGAATGTAAACGCATGCTGGCAGACCCAAGCTACGACGTCGTGCTACTGGACGAAATGACCTACATGGTCACCTACGGCTACATCGAGTTGGACGAAGTGGTAGAAGCGCTGGAAAACCGTCCAAGCGAGCAGTCAGTGATCATCACTGGCCGCGCTGCCCACCGCACACTGACTGAGATGGCAGATACTGTCTCTGAAGTTCGCAATGTGAAGCATGCTTTTGATTCTGGCATCAAGGTACGCAAAGGCATCGATTGGTAA
- the udk gene encoding uridine kinase, which yields MSDNNQCVIIGIAGASASGKSLIASTIYQELKEKVGDHQIGVITEDRYYRDQSHLSMEERVKTNYDHPQALDHDLLCKHLQDLTEGKEVEVPQYSYAEHTRMDETTTLTPKKVIILEGILLLTDPRLRDLMHASIFMDTPLDICLLRRVKRDVAERGRTMESVLQQYQQTVRPMFMQFIEPSKQYADIIVPRGGKNRIAIDVLKAHIAKLLKA from the coding sequence ATGAGTGACAACAACCAATGTGTCATTATCGGTATTGCAGGCGCATCTGCATCCGGTAAAAGTCTGATCGCTAGTACTATTTATCAAGAACTAAAAGAAAAAGTTGGTGATCATCAGATCGGTGTTATCACGGAAGACCGCTACTATCGCGACCAAAGTCACCTCAGTATGGAAGAGCGTGTAAAGACCAACTATGACCATCCTCAGGCGCTTGACCACGATTTGCTGTGCAAGCACCTTCAAGACCTAACGGAAGGTAAAGAGGTTGAAGTCCCGCAGTACAGCTATGCTGAACATACCCGCATGGACGAAACCACCACTCTGACACCGAAGAAGGTGATCATTCTAGAAGGTATCCTTCTTCTGACCGACCCACGCCTTCGCGACCTGATGCATGCGAGCATCTTTATGGATACCCCACTGGACATTTGTCTACTTCGTCGCGTGAAGCGCGATGTTGCAGAACGTGGTCGTACCATGGAATCTGTGCTCCAACAGTACCAGCAGACTGTTCGCCCGATGTTCATGCAATTTATCGAGCCATCGAAGCAATACGCGGACATCATTGTACCGCGCGGTGGTAAGAACCGAATAGCGATTGATGTGCTGAAGGCTCATATCGCCAAATTACTGAAAGCATAA
- a CDS encoding putative urea ABC transporter substrate-binding protein, protein MRKYLPLFFLLAIARNAWAKDSFNVCWSHYVGWEPWAYIESSGAMARWGDKYDIEVNIKRVDDYVDSLKRFSSGEFDACTMTQMDALAFPAAQGVDTSVLIIGDYSNGNDGILSREAGSVTDLKGQDILLVQYSVSHYLLARALNRAGLSEADVNLVSVPDSEILDVFRSGKAPTLVTWNPILKKAQSETKAKLIFDSSELQGEILDLMVTRTDTDDRLKRALTGAWYETMESLRNEDMSVVSSMAESAGTSRVSILQQLGSTKMLYSPRRGVKVANSKSTINAMDRVRQFCFEHGLLGEITNLDEIGILFPDGSVLGDSTNIRFRIDSLYMQMAAENRL, encoded by the coding sequence ATGAGAAAATACCTGCCACTGTTCTTCTTGCTGGCGATAGCACGAAACGCTTGGGCGAAAGATTCGTTCAATGTTTGCTGGAGCCATTATGTGGGATGGGAACCATGGGCGTACATTGAGTCCAGTGGTGCAATGGCGCGGTGGGGTGACAAGTATGACATTGAGGTGAACATCAAAAGAGTCGATGATTATGTGGACTCTCTGAAGCGTTTTTCTTCCGGCGAATTTGATGCCTGCACCATGACGCAAATGGACGCGCTGGCATTTCCGGCTGCTCAGGGTGTGGATACATCCGTGCTGATAATTGGTGACTACAGCAATGGAAATGATGGCATTTTGAGCCGCGAGGCTGGCAGTGTGACTGACCTAAAAGGACAGGATATCTTGCTGGTTCAATATTCTGTGTCACATTACTTGTTAGCAAGGGCTTTGAATAGAGCTGGTCTGAGTGAAGCGGACGTCAATTTAGTGAGCGTTCCTGACTCCGAGATACTTGATGTTTTCCGATCAGGAAAAGCACCCACTCTGGTAACTTGGAACCCTATCCTTAAAAAGGCACAGTCAGAAACCAAAGCCAAACTGATATTCGATTCCTCAGAGCTTCAAGGCGAAATTCTGGATTTGATGGTAACCAGAACGGATACGGATGACAGGCTAAAAAGAGCGCTGACAGGCGCTTGGTATGAAACCATGGAGAGCCTTAGAAACGAAGACATGTCTGTGGTTTCTTCCATGGCAGAAAGTGCCGGAACTTCAAGGGTTTCTATTCTTCAACAACTGGGCTCGACGAAAATGCTGTACAGCCCGAGAAGAGGCGTCAAGGTCGCTAACAGTAAATCGACAATCAATGCGATGGATAGAGTGCGGCAGTTTTGCTTTGAACACGGACTTCTGGGTGAGATTACTAACCTTGATGAAATTGGTATCTTATTCCCCGATGGCTCAGTGCTGGGTGATTCTACTAATATAAGATTCAGAATAGACAGCCTTTACATGCAGATGGCAGCTGAAAACCGACTTTAA
- a CDS encoding low molecular weight protein-tyrosine-phosphatase, with amino-acid sequence MSNNKPKILVVCMGNICRSPTGEAILRAKAKARGLDVEIDSAGTIGYHSGANPDERARKAGEARGYDFTGIYSRQVEDGDFEKFDMVLASDKANLADLLDRCPDHLRDRVSLFLSHGNSSLAEIPDPYYGGSKGFELVLDLIEEASDSVLDEVMAK; translated from the coding sequence ATGTCTAATAACAAACCGAAAATTCTCGTTGTCTGTATGGGTAACATTTGTCGTTCGCCTACCGGAGAAGCAATACTCCGTGCCAAAGCTAAGGCGCGCGGTTTGGATGTTGAAATCGATTCGGCAGGTACCATTGGCTATCACTCAGGCGCTAATCCTGATGAAAGAGCAAGGAAAGCCGGAGAAGCCAGAGGCTATGATTTCACCGGCATTTACTCGCGTCAGGTTGAAGATGGTGACTTTGAAAAGTTCGACATGGTTCTGGCTTCTGACAAAGCGAATCTTGCTGACCTGCTGGACCGCTGCCCTGACCATCTTCGTGACAGAGTTTCCTTGTTTCTGAGCCATGGCAACTCATCGCTGGCTGAAATTCCAGACCCATACTATGGTGGCTCAAAAGGCTTTGAGCTGGTGTTGGATCTCATCGAAGAAGCCAGCGACAGTGTGCTGGATGAAGTGATGGCGAAATAA
- a CDS encoding LysR substrate-binding domain-containing protein, which translates to MKLQQLKYLKAIKDNNLNVSAASQSLFTTQPGVSKQVGLLEKELGVRIFERRGKNLSGITPIGERILEQVERMLALEQKIKALANEHLDPSVGTLNIYTTHTIARYLLPNSVSYFTKKYPNINFHLHPTLPLQTKGVISKGHSDFSIVAHDIGADNDLIQLPAYLWTMGLVVPEDHPLADVRKPTLKQLSEYPILSYEPGSTGRQVQDEAFRRAGINPNYFMTVMDADVIKRYVQLGFGIGIISTLAARDIENTGLTYINLDHLFEPCNAWICFSKDILLQNYMYDFLMSFSPHLTKTLMESVLMQNSSDKVDKLFEGLELPVY; encoded by the coding sequence TTGAAACTTCAGCAGCTTAAATATCTAAAAGCGATAAAGGACAACAATTTAAACGTGTCCGCGGCCTCCCAGTCACTTTTTACGACCCAGCCAGGCGTGAGTAAACAGGTTGGATTGCTGGAAAAAGAGCTGGGTGTGAGGATTTTTGAACGTCGTGGTAAGAACCTCAGCGGTATTACCCCGATAGGTGAACGAATCCTTGAGCAGGTTGAACGCATGCTGGCGCTGGAGCAAAAAATCAAAGCGTTGGCAAACGAGCATCTGGATCCGAGTGTAGGTACGCTGAACATCTACACCACGCATACCATTGCGCGTTATCTGCTGCCAAACAGCGTGTCCTACTTCACCAAAAAATACCCGAACATCAATTTCCACCTGCATCCAACACTGCCGTTGCAAACCAAAGGCGTGATAAGCAAAGGGCATTCTGACTTTTCCATCGTGGCCCACGATATTGGTGCAGACAACGATTTAATCCAGCTGCCTGCGTACCTCTGGACGATGGGATTGGTGGTGCCGGAAGACCACCCGCTGGCAGATGTTCGCAAGCCAACGCTCAAGCAATTGTCTGAATACCCGATTCTGAGTTACGAGCCGGGTTCAACTGGCCGTCAGGTTCAGGATGAAGCCTTCAGACGCGCGGGTATCAATCCAAACTACTTTATGACTGTTATGGATGCTGACGTAATCAAACGTTATGTCCAACTCGGATTCGGTATCGGTATTATCTCTACCTTGGCGGCGCGAGATATCGAAAACACCGGTCTGACTTATATCAACCTCGATCATCTGTTCGAGCCATGTAATGCATGGATTTGTTTCTCGAAAGACATCTTGCTGCAGAACTACATGTATGACTTCCTGATGTCATTCTCGCCACATTTGACTAAAACGCTGATGGAAAGTGTGCTGATGCAAAACAGCAGCGATAAAGTCGATAAGCTGTTTGAAGGGCTTGAACTCCCCGTTTATTGA
- a CDS encoding dienelactone hydrolase family protein, which translates to MKKLGWLLVALPFSVMAGEVVDYSANGMALEGYYAPADGDVKGSVILIHDWDGLTGYEQKRADMLSSMGYNAFAVDLYGKGNRPVDTNAKKAETGKLYKDREKMRTLILAGLDKAREMGVEDVVVAGYCFGGAATLELARSGKGNGINGYATFHGGLATPSDQSYAKDTAPIFISHGGADTAIPMSDVADLSEELEAAGIPYLIEVYSGAPHAFTVFESPRYREVADKRSWATFNGFLEENL; encoded by the coding sequence ATGAAAAAGTTAGGATGGCTGTTGGTGGCCCTGCCTTTTAGTGTAATGGCAGGGGAAGTGGTCGATTACAGTGCTAATGGTATGGCCTTAGAGGGGTATTACGCGCCTGCTGATGGCGACGTTAAAGGCTCAGTGATTTTAATCCATGACTGGGATGGACTGACTGGCTATGAGCAGAAGCGCGCCGATATGCTGTCTTCGATGGGTTACAACGCCTTTGCGGTCGACCTATATGGCAAAGGCAACCGTCCTGTTGATACCAATGCCAAGAAAGCGGAAACAGGAAAGCTTTATAAAGATCGGGAGAAAATGCGAACCCTGATTCTGGCGGGTTTAGATAAAGCGCGGGAAATGGGTGTAGAAGATGTGGTGGTTGCAGGTTATTGCTTTGGCGGCGCAGCAACGCTAGAGCTTGCCCGTTCTGGCAAAGGCAATGGTATCAATGGTTATGCCACTTTCCATGGTGGACTGGCGACACCAAGCGATCAGAGTTATGCCAAAGACACGGCACCGATTTTCATCTCCCACGGTGGTGCGGACACTGCGATTCCAATGAGTGATGTGGCGGATCTCTCTGAAGAACTGGAAGCAGCCGGAATACCCTATCTGATTGAAGTCTATTCCGGTGCACCTCATGCTTTCACAGTGTTTGAGTCTCCTCGTTATCGTGAAGTGGCGGATAAGCGCTCTTGGGCGACCTTCAATGGCTTCCTAGAAGAAAATCTGTAG